From a single bacterium genomic region:
- a CDS encoding energy transducer TonB, protein MGFVGSLIIHSAFLFLSSFIILNREIKEERIIEVSLVSIPEAPRREIFPIQRKATRGPVRPSAKSKAIPSRFKPKRIIPEEMSSKKGKVEEVLPWKPVRPNLDIANTYGEIFTGTGTKGDVGIGEGKGEGGEGGKGEGRGGPYTLEITGEVARRAIFYQEGFKIPEWLEKKGISLEGSFKFWVLPDGSVDRATILYSFGYRELDSLAINSILRWRFASLREGKYEEWGIARIKIRLK, encoded by the coding sequence ATGGGATTTGTAGGTTCATTGATCATTCATAGTGCTTTTCTCTTTCTTTCATCCTTTATTATTTTGAATAGGGAGATAAAAGAGGAGAGGATAATCGAGGTATCCCTTGTTTCCATTCCAGAAGCACCAAGAAGAGAAATATTTCCTATACAAAGAAAGGCAACAAGGGGACCTGTTAGGCCATCAGCAAAGAGCAAAGCCATTCCTTCACGATTTAAGCCCAAAAGGATAATACCAGAGGAAATGTCAAGCAAAAAGGGAAAGGTAGAAGAAGTTTTACCCTGGAAACCTGTTAGACCAAATCTTGATATTGCAAATACTTATGGAGAGATATTTACAGGAACAGGAACAAAAGGGGATGTTGGTATAGGAGAGGGAAAAGGAGAGGGAGGAGAAGGTGGAAAGGGAGAAGGAAGGGGAGGTCCATATACACTAGAAATTACAGGAGAGGTGGCAAGAAGGGCAATTTTTTATCAAGAGGGATTTAAGATTCCAGAATGGCTTGAAAAAAAGGGTATATCCCTTGAGGGAAGCTTTAAATTTTGGGTTTTACCAGATGGAAGCGTTGACAGGGCTACAATCCTCTATTCATTCGGATATAGAGAGCTTGATAGCCTTGCTATAAATTCTATATTAAGATGGAGGTTTGCTTCCCTAAGGGAGGGAAAATATGAAGAATGGGGAATTGCAAGGATAAAAATTAGGTTGAAATAA
- a CDS encoding aspartate kinase yields MLIVQKYGGSSLANPNRIKKVARRITGLKKKNNHLVVVVSAMGKTTDELISLSHQITENPHKRELDMLISTGEQISAALLSMAIYNEGFKAVSLTASQVGIRTDNSFTKARIKGIDTVRINKELSEDNIVIVTGFQGITEEDEITTLGRGGSDTTAVALARCLDAESCEIYTDVDGVYTADPRIVPKAKKLDIISYDAMLEMASLGSVVLQTRAVEFAKKYSVVIHLRSSFNDNPGTIICEEVITMEEPIISGIPTDSNCAKITIIGIPDKPGTAAEIFQALADHGINVDIIVQSQSPDKKANISFTVDRADISTSLGIIEKIKEKLGAEKVLSDDNIAKVSIVGVGMKSHPGIAAKMFKILGDKRINIDMISTSEIKISCVIEKSKMEQAANALHSGFGLD; encoded by the coding sequence ATGCTAATTGTACAAAAATATGGAGGCTCATCCCTTGCAAACCCAAATAGGATAAAGAAGGTTGCCAGGAGAATAACTGGGCTGAAAAAGAAAAATAACCATCTTGTGGTGGTTGTTTCTGCTATGGGAAAGACAACGGATGAGCTTATAAGCCTTAGCCATCAAATAACAGAAAATCCACATAAAAGGGAGCTTGATATGCTTATTTCAACCGGAGAGCAAATCTCAGCCGCCCTCCTTTCTATGGCTATCTATAATGAAGGTTTTAAAGCTGTCTCTTTAACCGCCTCACAGGTTGGAATACGCACAGACAATAGCTTTACAAAGGCAAGGATAAAGGGGATAGATACAGTAAGGATAAACAAGGAGCTTTCCGAGGATAATATTGTAATTGTTACAGGGTTTCAAGGGATAACAGAAGAGGATGAGATTACAACCCTTGGCAGGGGTGGCTCTGATACAACAGCCGTTGCCCTCGCTCGTTGTTTGGATGCAGAGTCTTGCGAAATATATACAGATGTTGATGGTGTCTATACCGCTGACCCAAGGATTGTGCCAAAAGCAAAGAAGTTGGATATTATTTCGTATGATGCAATGCTTGAAATGGCATCTTTAGGCTCTGTTGTTTTACAAACAAGGGCGGTTGAATTTGCAAAGAAGTATAGCGTTGTCATTCATTTAAGGTCAAGTTTTAATGACAATCCAGGAACAATTATTTGTGAGGAGGTGATCACAATGGAAGAGCCAATTATTTCAGGAATACCAACAGATTCAAATTGTGCAAAGATTACGATTATCGGTATTCCAGACAAACCAGGAACAGCGGCTGAAATATTTCAAGCCCTGGCAGACCACGGAATAAATGTAGATATCATTGTCCAGAGCCAAAGCCCTGATAAAAAGGCAAATATCTCATTCACAGTAGATAGGGCTGATATTTCCACAAGCTTAGGGATTATAGAAAAAATAAAAGAAAAGCTTGGTGCAGAGAAGGTTCTTTCTGATGATAATATCGCCAAAGTCTCTATTGTTGGAGTTGGAATGAAAAGCCATCCAGGTATTGCAGCAAAGATGTTTAAAATCTTGGGGGATAAAAGGATAAATATTGATATGATATCTACATCAGAGATAAAGATATCCTGTGTTATTGAAAAAAGCAAGATGGAACAAGCAGCAAATGCCCTGCACAGCGGCTTTGGTCTGGATTAA